In Marinitoga sp. 1197, a single window of DNA contains:
- the pgeF gene encoding peptidoglycan editing factor PgeF: MKIGNFTLKKKDDIYYFTIPIFENYGNLFHIFTTRKTGYNGKELDLGVNTQTALNDVYMNYLKLCETFNIKQDSIILSDQVHKDNILIIDESFKSNNFLFKRKVKNADGLITNKKNLFLVTLYADCTPIYFFDPVKEVIALAHSGWKGTVKKIGEKTVLKMIKEFGCNPKDILVALGPSIGPESFEVKEDVKNIFEKIFNEKNFSFSNEIIKPGKNEKYLIDIWKTIEYTLINTGIRKEHILNSNIDTYKNTDLLFSYRKEKNTGRMAAIMAIIDN; the protein is encoded by the coding sequence ATGAAAATTGGTAATTTCACTTTAAAGAAAAAAGATGATATTTATTATTTTACTATTCCCATATTTGAGAATTATGGGAATTTATTTCATATATTTACTACAAGAAAAACAGGATATAATGGTAAAGAATTAGACCTGGGAGTTAATACACAAACAGCTTTAAATGATGTTTATATGAATTATTTAAAATTATGCGAAACTTTTAATATAAAACAAGATAGTATAATACTTTCTGATCAAGTACATAAAGATAATATTTTAATTATAGATGAATCATTCAAATCAAATAATTTTCTTTTTAAAAGGAAGGTTAAAAATGCGGATGGTTTAATTACAAACAAGAAGAATCTATTTTTAGTGACATTATATGCAGATTGTACACCTATTTATTTCTTTGATCCAGTAAAGGAGGTTATTGCTCTGGCGCATTCAGGCTGGAAAGGAACGGTTAAAAAAATTGGTGAAAAAACTGTATTAAAAATGATTAAAGAATTTGGTTGTAACCCAAAGGATATTTTAGTTGCACTGGGACCATCTATAGGACCGGAAAGTTTTGAGGTCAAAGAAGATGTGAAAAATATTTTTGAAAAAATTTTTAATGAAAAAAATTTTAGTTTTTCAAATGAGATTATAAAACCAGGTAAAAATGAAAAATATTTAATAGATATATGGAAGACAATAGAATATACGCTTATTAATACCGGTATAAGAAAAGAACATATCTTAAATTCAAATATTGATACATATAAAAATACAGATTTGTTGTTTTCATATAGAAAAGAAAAAAATACAGGAAGAATGGCCGCAATCATGGCAATTATTGACAATTAA
- a CDS encoding MATE family efflux transporter — MSQKVLKNTKVDIFNNSIIMSLFLLSWPIIISNLMQTMYNIVDAYFLGKLGKIEFSATTVTWPVIFVFISFTIGFSNATVSLVSQYTGANNKKMSQKTAGQAYIIAIILGITLAFIGVLVSNPVINLITGENSKEIAPYAIKYFNIIMIGMPFAFLFNISGAILRGWGDSKFSMHMMFYSTVINIILDPLLIFGFGPFPTLGVAGAAWATTTARIFTGLISSYLVFKGERGFKVNLSDLIFDSYIVKKILSIGFPGSMSYTFTSFGFVVIMKFVSSFGPAVVSAYGIGNRIINLITMISFGIGAAVTTMIGQFLGANDIKNAQKTVKIAFITNFTIIAFLSTLTFFFGAHLTRFFINEPEVIEIGKIFFKYVSFSLPFFSSMSVFVNTLVGAGRTGQSMIINVTRLWGIRIPLIAIMANTWGFLGIFYAMIISNILAMIIAWLFVHFGNWKKAII, encoded by the coding sequence ATGTCACAGAAAGTTTTAAAAAATACTAAAGTAGATATTTTTAATAATTCCATTATCATGTCACTATTTTTACTAAGCTGGCCTATAATAATTTCGAATTTGATGCAAACTATGTATAATATAGTGGATGCATATTTTTTAGGGAAATTGGGTAAGATTGAATTTTCAGCCACTACAGTAACGTGGCCGGTTATTTTTGTTTTTATTTCATTTACAATAGGTTTTTCAAATGCTACAGTTTCTCTTGTATCTCAATATACTGGTGCGAATAATAAAAAAATGTCACAAAAAACTGCTGGACAGGCTTATATTATTGCTATAATTTTAGGAATAACCCTGGCGTTTATAGGTGTTTTAGTATCTAATCCGGTAATTAACCTTATCACTGGAGAAAACAGCAAGGAGATAGCTCCTTATGCAATTAAATATTTTAATATTATAATGATTGGTATGCCATTTGCTTTTTTATTTAATATTTCTGGAGCTATTTTAAGGGGCTGGGGAGATTCGAAATTTTCCATGCATATGATGTTTTATTCCACTGTTATAAATATAATCCTTGATCCTCTGTTAATTTTTGGCTTTGGACCTTTCCCAACATTAGGGGTAGCTGGCGCTGCATGGGCAACTACAACTGCAAGAATATTTACAGGATTAATATCTTCATATCTTGTTTTTAAGGGCGAAAGAGGATTTAAGGTTAATTTATCAGATTTGATATTTGATTCATATATAGTAAAAAAGATTCTTTCAATTGGGTTTCCGGGATCTATGAGTTATACTTTTACATCTTTTGGGTTCGTTGTGATAATGAAATTTGTATCAAGTTTTGGCCCTGCTGTTGTTAGTGCATACGGAATCGGAAATAGAATAATTAATCTTATTACAATGATATCTTTTGGTATTGGTGCTGCGGTAACAACAATGATTGGGCAGTTTCTAGGCGCAAATGATATAAAAAATGCCCAAAAAACTGTTAAAATTGCTTTTATAACTAATTTTACAATCATAGCCTTTTTAAGCACATTGACTTTTTTCTTCGGTGCGCATCTAACACGTTTTTTTATTAATGAACCAGAAGTAATAGAAATAGGAAAAATTTTCTTTAAGTATGTATCTTTTTCATTACCATTTTTTTCATCTATGAGTGTATTTGTAAATACTCTGGTAGGTGCTGGAAGAACTGGACAATCTATGATTATAAACGTTACAAGATTATGGGGTATAAGAATACCTTTAATCGCTATTATGGCTAATACATGGGGATTTTTAGGTATTTTTTATGCAATGATTATAAGCAATATCCTTGCTATGATTATAGCCTGGCTTTTTGTTCATTTTGGAAATTGGAAAAAAGCTATTATATAA
- a CDS encoding HD-GYP domain-containing protein, whose translation MKKFILWVLLIVSSVIIFGNNISNNGIVFHSAVFFVIIAFIIITSIIILIIDRKALQKKYDNKTKELKKLNMELEETNKELEASYKKIEKLNNSVIKTLELSSFFAAPKLMEKDFEKRVLELALEIIEPAKYGSIFLFDDNNAKMVFAKGYNYEKINALKLKKDDLIIPENSTIIKDIHESNKKQMSKRKYKEFKKLGGDLKETLITPIMFNKEIFGLITLDILKNDHINTFENYHTKIMNYFGKTFAGFLKMLNFIKQEGKFHKDIALTLVKALEYYDDYTRGHSERVATWASLIAEKMNIDKQRIERIYWAGILHDIGKIFVPQSILNKANKLTSEEYEKIKLHPVKGEELIRKVEDMKDISKIIRHHHERWDGKGYPDNLSGENIPLESRILTVVDSFDAMISERPYKKPLTKEQAIDELKRLAGSQFDEKVVISFIEILKNEKK comes from the coding sequence ATGAAAAAGTTCATACTCTGGGTTTTACTAATAGTTTCAAGCGTAATAATATTTGGAAATAATATTTCTAATAACGGCATTGTATTTCATAGTGCTGTGTTTTTTGTTATTATAGCATTTATTATTATAACATCAATTATCATTCTTATTATAGACAGAAAGGCATTGCAGAAAAAATATGATAATAAAACTAAAGAATTAAAAAAACTGAATATGGAACTGGAAGAAACTAACAAAGAGTTAGAGGCATCATATAAAAAAATAGAAAAATTGAATAATTCTGTAATAAAAACATTAGAATTATCTTCTTTTTTTGCAGCTCCAAAATTAATGGAAAAGGATTTTGAAAAAAGGGTTTTAGAGTTGGCACTTGAAATAATTGAACCGGCAAAATATGGCTCAATTTTTTTATTTGATGATAATAATGCGAAAATGGTATTTGCAAAGGGTTATAATTATGAAAAAATTAATGCTCTTAAATTAAAAAAAGATGATTTAATAATTCCAGAAAATTCAACAATAATAAAAGACATTCATGAAAGCAATAAAAAACAGATGTCAAAACGAAAATACAAAGAGTTTAAAAAATTGGGAGGAGATTTAAAAGAAACGCTTATTACACCGATAATGTTTAATAAAGAGATTTTTGGCCTTATTACACTTGATATTTTAAAAAATGATCATATAAATACATTTGAAAATTATCATACAAAAATAATGAATTATTTTGGTAAGACATTTGCCGGTTTTTTAAAGATGCTAAACTTTATAAAACAAGAAGGAAAATTCCATAAAGATATAGCTTTAACGCTTGTAAAAGCCCTGGAATATTATGATGATTACACCAGAGGTCATTCAGAAAGGGTAGCAACATGGGCTTCATTAATTGCTGAAAAAATGAATATCGACAAACAAAGAATAGAGAGAATATATTGGGCTGGTATTCTACACGATATTGGTAAAATTTTTGTTCCTCAGTCTATATTAAATAAAGCCAATAAATTAACATCAGAAGAATATGAAAAAATAAAACTTCACCCTGTAAAAGGTGAAGAATTAATACGCAAAGTCGAAGATATGAAAGATATATCTAAAATAATAAGACATCATCATGAAAGATGGGATGGAAAAGGATATCCAGATAATCTTTCAGGAGAAAATATTCCGCTGGAATCAAGAATTTTAACAGTTGTTGATAGTTTTGATGCAATGATTAGTGAAAGACCATATAAAAAACCTTTAACAAAAGAACAGGCAATAGATGAATTAAAAAGATTAGCTGGTAGTCAATTTGATGAAAAGGTTGTTATTTCATTTATTGAGATTCTTAAAAACGAGAAAAAATAG
- a CDS encoding MFS transporter, producing the protein MKKLLYYTFLSSLAQSIYRIVFNLFLRDLGFNNTFISHITSLEMIGSAFLGLLIGIMGDKFGKKIMLIFSSVTFAAITFLRISIPSETMLIYTALINGGVLTSRMILLNSLIVDITTHENRGKYFGYNFGLFMGSGLIGNLIGGSIGEVFGFSAALLITGITHLFSNFFLLLVHEDKKHHSEVSIKEIFSLKDFDELQSHIVKIHLIRTFLIGFGAGLFVNFGNVIFKDLFNMQPTIIGVALAFAQLGASLGSIFSSKLSKKFGAYQFTLFLNILVIPLIISFAYVRDPYLFTVLYALRFSFMNMTNPVSTTIIMSYIPQNKITTISSFRNFLNFISRSLAALIFGYITSFTNGYTYLFLISALFYFISLILLKFLFKPILNDKIFMSLYKKNI; encoded by the coding sequence ATGAAAAAATTATTATATTACACATTTTTAAGCAGTCTTGCACAATCCATATATAGAATAGTTTTTAACTTGTTTTTAAGGGATTTAGGTTTTAATAATACGTTTATAAGCCATATAACATCACTTGAAATGATAGGTTCCGCTTTTCTAGGATTATTAATTGGAATAATGGGGGATAAATTTGGAAAAAAAATAATGTTAATATTTTCATCGGTAACATTTGCTGCCATTACATTTTTAAGAATTTCAATACCCTCAGAAACAATGTTAATATATACAGCTTTAATTAATGGTGGAGTGTTAACTTCAAGGATGATTTTGCTTAATTCATTAATTGTGGATATTACAACACATGAAAATAGAGGGAAATATTTTGGATACAATTTTGGATTATTCATGGGAAGTGGTTTAATAGGTAACTTAATAGGTGGGTCAATTGGAGAAGTCTTTGGCTTTAGTGCGGCGCTATTGATTACAGGAATTACACATTTATTTTCCAATTTTTTCTTACTACTGGTACATGAAGACAAAAAACACCATTCGGAAGTTTCTATAAAAGAAATCTTCAGTCTAAAAGATTTTGATGAATTGCAGAGTCATATTGTAAAAATACATTTAATAAGAACATTTTTAATAGGGTTTGGTGCAGGATTATTTGTTAATTTTGGAAATGTCATATTCAAAGATTTGTTTAATATGCAACCAACTATTATAGGTGTGGCCCTTGCTTTTGCACAGCTTGGGGCTTCGCTGGGTTCTATATTTTCATCCAAACTTTCAAAAAAGTTTGGAGCATATCAATTTACACTTTTCTTAAATATACTTGTTATACCTTTAATAATATCCTTTGCATATGTACGAGACCCATATTTATTTACTGTATTGTATGCTTTGAGATTTTCGTTTATGAATATGACCAATCCCGTATCTACAACAATTATTATGAGTTATATACCTCAAAATAAGATAACAACAATAAGCAGTTTCAGAAATTTTTTAAATTTTATATCTCGTTCTCTTGCAGCTTTAATATTTGGATATATAACATCTTTTACAAATGGATATACATATCTATTTTTAATTAGTGCATTATTTTATTTTATTTCTTTAATATTATTAAAGTTTCTGTTTAAACCCATTCTGAACGATAAAATATTTATGAGCTTATATAAAAAGAATATATAA